The Labilibaculum sp. sequence TCTTCACAAACTCATCCACATCTTTGGTGTCTACCTCAATATCGAACACATCGATATCGGCAAAAATCTTGAACAGCAATCCTTTTCCCTCCATTACCGGCTTTCCGGCCTCGGGACCAATATCGCCCAATCCCAAAACAGCCGTTCCGTTCGAAATTACCGCCACCAAATTGCCTTTTGCTGTGTACTTGTACACATCTCCAGGGTTTTTCTCAATGGCCAAACAAGGTTCGGCAACTCCCGGCGAATAGGCCAGCGATAAATCCAATTGGGTGGAATGGGGTTTGGTGGGTACTACTTCAATTTTTCCGGGACGTGTGCCTACATGATAACTAAGCGCATCTTCTTTGGTAAATTTAGCCATGGCTAATTTGATTTAGGAAATGAGATTGTTTGTTTATTGCGTATAAGAAGAGGACTAAAAGACGGAAGCCTTTGCGGAGATATTTTGAAAACTTCCCAACTTCACTGGCTTGCTCACCAGAGTTTTACACCCTATAATTTCCGCCAAAATTTATTTAGAAGAAAGCTAAATTGGAGCATAAAAAAATCTCCTCGGGTGGGAGGAGACTATTCTTGATACTAATCTACTAAGTAGACTAGTTCAAATTAAAAAATAAATGAGCTTTATAACTTTGCAAGAAGTATCTCGGTTACTGGTGTTTTATCTTTTGTATTAATCGAATAAATTTTGCTGAATAGGTTGATTCTTTTCTGTAAATGCACTTTTAGAAACTATTTTTTTTACAGAATCAATTAAATTGCTTTGATTAATTACAATAATATCTTTTTCTTCCTTTATACATTGCCTATTTAAGTCGTATTTAGGATTATTAAAATCAATCTCAGGATTATAGATAACTGCTCTTTGAATAGAATAATTAAATGCATAACCCATTGCTAATCTTGATCCACTATCCTTTCCTTGATTATTTTTTGAGTAGCTTGCTGAAAGAATAATGCTATCACTAAAAAGAGCCTGAAGTCTGTCTCTTTCTTGGTATCTACTACCCAATTCCATTTTTGACTTTGCATCCGTTAGGTATTCTGTTAATAATAAACCATCTTTTTCTAAAATTTCTTTTGCAAGATCCTTATTTGTTGCTGGCATAATATTGTTTAAAGGACTAGGTAATATGGCTACAGTTTTGCCCTTTGATTGTAATGACTGTTTATGTGCAATTGTATCACAACCTAAAGCTAATCCACTTACAATTGTTACATTATTTTTAACGAGTTCCTCAACTACTTCTTTTTCGATCTTTTCAATATTATCATCAGGATTCAGTAATCCAATAACAGCAATATTTTTATTGTTTACATTTAAAAGTGATAGATTCCCACGATAAAATATAAATATAGGTTGTTCACTATTTTTTACATTGCCTCTATGTGGTGGAAAGTTTGCGTCACCAATCGCAACAACTCCATCCATAAAACCATCTAATTTTTTAATGATATTCTTAATAATAGTCTTTTTTTCCTCAAAGTCACTAAGAGTAACTTGGTAGTCTTCTTTTGCAACATTATTTAATAATGAGATTATAGCCTTTTCATCTTTATTATCATTTAGATTTTTTACAATCCAAGCTCTACCAATACCTTTAAAGGTCTTTGCTGCTAAAATATTAAGTGCGTTCTCTGTATAAACCATTTTTATTTTATTTTTTATCCAAAATTAACTAAACTGCACGACCTATGGCATAAAATATAACAGACCTTGCTCCTTTATCTAAAAGTGCCTGTATTGCATCTTCATCAATGTTTATTGTTTTTGTATATAAATCATCGATCAATAAAATATCCTTATCTACTATATAATTCGAAATTGTACAAGTTTTTATTGTGATTCCAGGATAAGGCATATCTCCATTTCCACCATAACCAGCTCTATTTCTATGAGTTGTTCTTGTATCTGTGTGCCTAATTAAGTAGTCTGTACCGTTACTAAAACCACTCAATTGATTAACAACATTGCTAATAGTTGATTTAAACAATAATTGATTTGGATTATAATCCACCTTTGCTCTTGGAATAACACACACTGTTAGTTTTTTTAATTTTATGAGTTGAAGAATTTCTGGCAAATCTTTAAATAAGATACCACTTAGGTGTTGAACCGCCTTTTGCAATACAACATCCGAATAAGGTGTAATATCATTTTTAAGAGTACAAATAACATTTTCAACTGTTTTTTCAATTTTCCATCTTCCACACCCCCCAGAATAATCTGAATGATAAAATACTTGAATACTTTTATTTAAATATTCATTGGTTTCGAGTGTTAGGCCATTCATAATCTATATAATTAAGATGTTATTAATAGAGATACCTGCATTAATTGCATCAGAAATCTCAGATTTTTCATTTTCAAAGACAATAACAGAATTTGGTAAAATATTTAGACTACTTATAGCCTCTTGATACTTATTTATTCTAGTATTATTTTCAGATAGTTGCCGATAAAAAATATTACTGAATTTTTCAGTTAGTTTGAAATGGTAAAGCGTTAATAAGACTCTGTCTTTACGACAATTTGTAACTAAAACTGTTTTATTCGTTCTGGAATATTTATTAAGAATATCAAGAACTTCTTTTTTTAGTTTAGTTTCATTTAAAAAGTCAGTATAAAATTTTTCTTTTTCTTGAATTATTCTTTTATAATCTATTAAACTCAGGTTTGGGATTACATTTTTTAGAATACTCCGATTAAATCTTTTGTTTGGATTATATGTTAACTCAAACCCATTCATCGTAACTGAATCAATAGCTTTCTTATACGACAGAAAATTTGCAAAATCTGTGTCAACTAAAGTTCCATCCATATCAAAGAATAGGACAGTGTCTGTCGCTATTATACAATCTATATCTTGGCTTGTTTTCATTTTAATCTTTATCTTCTTTGCGATAATCAAGTAGTGCATACGTTCTTTACACTTGCCCCCAATTTATACATAATCAATTGTCCCTATTTTCTCCCTTCATTCCAATTGGAGTGAACTACAACTATCTAAAGCGAAAACAAATCCAAACCTCATCCTTTATCAAAAATCCTAAAGTAATCATATTCAAAATAAATAAAAATAATATGCTCATTATTATCTGTAAATAAAAGAAGATTACCTGCTCTCAATTATAAAACATCCTACTTTACCGGCACAGCAAAGCAAACATACAAGCAATTATTACATTCGTTGATAAAATCAATCTCTTAATCAGGAATAAAAATACACTTGCATGCAATAAGCCAATTAACACTCTTGAATCTCCTGAATTATGATTTTACATATTTTTAACATTTTATATTCAATATACCTGCATCACCACTGTTTACTGAGGGTGCCGCGACTTGACACATTTTAAAATCATAATATTTATAGTTTTTTCAAGAAAGCGTTTTTTGGTTTAACTTAAATTTCCTACTTTCAATACTGTTTTGCTAAAAACCCCTTCGGTATTTGCACCGAATGAAACAAAACATCAGTAAAAAAATTGTTATTTTATTTACCCTAAAACCGAAACAAATATGTCGGAATTACAAAATTATCAGGACAGCCTGGAAAAGATTAAGGCTGTTGCGCGGGAAGCAGTAAAGCACTCTAATCTTCCTTACGAAATATTTATTCACGAAGCCAAAAAACTGTGTAATGTGGCTGAGGGAGATGTTGCTGTATTGGCTCCTTTGGGATTAACGCCCGAAAAAATTGAGGAGTGCAAGGTACTAACGGGTGCTTTGCTTACGGCTCAACTGAATTGGGAAAATCAGAATACTGTGCGCAAAGAAGCCATGGCGAAATGGAAAGCCGATGCTCCTAAAATGAACGAGCTAATTAGTGATTTGTATGCCACCATGAGGTTTGCCTACCGCAACGATGCGCGCTTGCAGGAGATTCTGGATGCCATTAACGAGGGCGACTCGAATGCCGATGCTGTAATGGATTTGGCGCGTTTGGGCTCGCTGGGGAAAGAAAATCCGGCACCTTTGCAGGCTATCGGTTTCGATATGGAGCAGTGCAACATCGCTATTGCAGAATCGGAACGCCTGAGCACCTTGTTGGCTGAGGTAAACGGCAATATGTATGTTGATGATGAGATAAAAGTAATACGCGATAAAGCCCACACTCTTGTAAAAGCTCTTGTAGACGAAATAAGGGAGTATGGAAAATTTGCTTTCCGCAAAGACGAGGATCATGCGCGTTTGTATGCAAGCAAATACCAACGCGACAGGAAAGCGGAATATCGCAGAACAAAAATTGAGAACGAAAAGAATGCCGAACCGGCTTAATTGAAATACATTTAGTTGCTCACGCTAAAAATGGTTTAGGCCACGCCAAGGGGAATCTGTTCGGTTCCCCTTTTGTAATGCCTCCCTACCCAAGTTCTCTATCTCCCTACCCAAAATGGCTATTAGATTTCGGTCGGTGATTGTCCTGCCCATGTCCGGGAAATCTTACTTTCTGTCCGGGAAACACTCATTCTTTGTCCGGGAAAGCCTGGTTTGTGTCCGGGAAGCTCTAATTCTTGTCCGTGAGACACTCACGCCTGTCCAGGAAGCACTTGCTAACTGTCCGGGACGCTTCCCTTCAGGAAGTTATGTGTCTTCTCCTGAAATTAAAATACCTCAGCCTTGCCCTACCTCAACCTAACCTTTCTAAATAAAAAACACCTCACCCTAGCCCTCTTCTGAAGGAGAGGGAACTGCAAAACAAAAAAAGAGCCCCATGCTGGAGCTCTTTCTGTATCTCAATAAAATAGGGTCTTATTTTTTGCTTCTTTGTTTAGCCGCTTCTTCCAATCGTTGTTGGAATTTTGATTTCTTAACCGGCTTTTTCTTATTGGCTTCCAACATGGCCAATACCTTATCGTCATCAACCATAAATTTACGGATGGCAACGGTTTGGATAATGGTAAACAGTGTGGCAATAAAATAGTAGTAAGAAAGACCTGATGCATAATTATTGAACCATACCAGGAACATTACCGGCATCAGATACATCATGGTTTGCATACCTGGCATCTGATTCGACGACTGGGTCATCTGACTATTCATACGAGTATACACCAAGTTGGTACCTGCCATTAACAGACAGAACAAACTTACGTGATCGCCATACCAAGGAATATTCCAAGGTAATGTCATGATTGAATCGTATGAAGACAAATCGGTTGCCCAAAGGAAACTTTTCTGACGCAATTCGAATGATGCCGGGAAGAACCGGAACAGGGCAATCAGGAACGGGAACTGTACCAACATTGGCAAACATCCACCCATTGGGTTTACTCCTGCTTTTTTATACAGAGCCATAGTTGCCTGCTGGCGTTCCATTGCTTTGTCTTTCGGTATTTTCTCATTAATTGCGTCAATCTGAGGTTTCAGCACCTTCATTTTTGCTGTTGACATGTACGACTTGTAGGTCAGTGGTGCCAAAAGCAACTTAATAATGATGGTTAAAATCAGAATGATAATACCGTAATTTCCGATAAATCCTTCCAAAAAGTTAAAGATAGGAATCACGAAATATCTGTTCACCCAACCAAATATAGCCCAGCCCAAATCGATCAGCTTATGCATATCGATATCCTTGCCATACTTACGTAAAGTATTGAATTTATTCGGACCAAAATAGAATTTCATTGGATGAGTTTCCAATTGAGTTCCTTGATATGGCAATGAAATTTCGGCAGAGAAATTCTTTAAAATCGGAGAGTTTTCATCCATATCAACAGATTTCAATTTCACTCCTTTAAATGCTTCATCAGCAATTAAAACAGAAGAGAAAAACTGTTGCTTAAATCCAATCCATTTTACTTTTGTTGCTAAATCTTCTTCTTTTTCTCCTGCTGCAGACAAACTATTTACTTCATCTTCGAAGAATTTGTAGTACAAAGCTGTGTATTGATTTTCGAACTTACGTCCTTTTTCCTGTCTTGGGATATCTTCCTGCCAATTGAAAGTAACGAAATTTGAATTGCGTGAAATCACATCCTGCATTCCCACCAAATTCACCGTAAAATCAAGCATGTAAGAATCAGGAGCCAAAGTATATTTGTATTCAATGTACTTGTCATCTCCAACCATCAATCGCATACTAACTCCTTTTTCAGAAGTAGTTGCATCTACTGCATCAGCACCATTTGCTTCAACAAAAAACAAATCCTGAGTATTCATTGGTTTGTTTTCTGCGTAAAAGGTTAATCCAAACTTAGAGTTTTTCTCAGCCCATAATAACAAGGGCAAAGAATCGTGTGTCTGGAATTCCTTTAGCTGAACATTTTGAATTCGTCCACCTCTTGTGTTCAGAGTTAGCTTTACCAATTTGTTCTCGAGAGTAATGAATTCTTCCTGCTGATTTACTGCACCTGCAAAAGCACCGTAGGCATCTTGAATTGCTGCCGAATCCTGCTTTACTTCGGCATATTGCGCCTTCAGACTTTCCAATCTGGCCTCTTCAAGCTGTTCGTTATGCAAACGATCAACCCGCGCAATTGAATCTCTGGTGTTTATGGCCTTGATTTCCTCTTCGGATGGCTTTGTCAGGTAAGTATACCCAATCAAAATCGCTCCGATGATTAACAAGCCAAAAATCGAATTTCTATCCATTTTGTATTTTTTTAATCTTATGTTCCTAGAAGTAACGAGTACATATGCTGCTTAAAATACCTCACCGAAGGTTCTTAAATACATCATACACCCGAGGTGCTCTTATTTTTCCTCCATTGCCACTTTCACAAACTCTACGAATAAAGGATGCGGCTTGATAACAGTACTCTTGTATTCGGGGTGAAATTGTACCCCAACGAACCATTTGTGTCCTTCCAACTCAACAACTTCAACTAAACCTGTATCAGGATTCATTCCTGTGGCTTTCATTCCGGCAGCTTCGTATTGCTCTAAATATTCATTGTTAAATTCGTAACGGTGACGATGACGTTCTGATATTTCCTTTTGTCCGTATGCCTTTAATGCTTTCGAACCATCTTTCAAAACACAATCGTAAGCTCCCAAACGCATCGTTCCGCCTTTTTCAGTTACGTTTTTCTGTTCTTCCATAAGGTCGATTACCGGATAAGGAGATTTAGGATTCATCTCTAAGGAATCGGCATCTTCCAACTTTAATACGTTGCGGGCAAATTCGATTACCGATACCTGCATACCCAAACAAATTCCCAGGAATGGAACATTGTTTTCGCGGGCATATTTTACAGCAAGAATCTTTCCTTCTATCCCTCTGTGACCAAAACCCGGAGCAACTAAAATACCTTTTAGGCCTTTCAGTTCTTCCTGATAATTTTTATCCGTCAATTTCTCGGAGTGAATCCACTGAATATTTACTTTGCACTCGTTTACCGAACCCGCATGTAAAAACGACTCCGCAATTGATTTGTAAGCATCGTGTAATTCAACGTATTTTCCTACCAAACCAATTTTAACTTCTGATTTAGGATTTTGTAAACGATTCAAAAATTTAGTCCATTCAATTAATTTAGGCTCTTTTCTTAAATCCAAACCAAGCTTTTCGCAAACAATTACATCGAGTTTTTCCTCTCTCATTTTTAAAGGAACCTCATAAATTGTTTTCACATCAATCGACTGAATTACTGCATTTGGTTCAACATTACAAAACAATGCTACCTTTCTACGAACATCATTTGGCAATTCGTGCTCTGTACGCAGTACCAAAACTTCCGGCTGCACACCGGTTTCCAACAATGATTTTACAGAATGCTGAGTAGGTTTGGTTTTTAGTTCGCCCGAAGCAGCAAGATATGGCACCAACGTAAGGTGAATTACAATGGCATCGCGTCCCAACTCCCACTTTAACTGACGAACAGATTCGATGTAGGGTAAAGATTCAATATCTCCAACAGTACCACCAATTTCAGTAATTACTACATCAAATTTATGCTTGGAACCAAGCATTTTGATGTTTCTCTTAATTTCATCGGTAATATGAGGAATGATTTGAACTGTTTTCCCCAAAAAATCTCCTTTTCTTTCCTTATTAATAACATTACGGTAAATTCTACCTGTTGTAACATTATTAGCCTGAGAAGTAGGAATGTTGGTGAAACGTTCGTAATGTCCCAAATCCAAATCGGTTTCAGCCCCATCATCGGTTACGAAACACTCACCATGCTCGTAAGGATTTAATGTACCTGGATCTACATTTAAGTAAGGATCCAGTTTCTGATTGGTAACAGAATAACCTCTGGCTTGTAATAATTTAGCCAATGATGATGCTATTATTCCTTTTCCTAATGAGGAGGTTACCCCACCTGTAACGAAGATGTATTTGGTTGTTGACACTTGCTGAACGTTTTATGAATTATTAAAGGTGCAAAAGTAGTTAATTTATGCATTTTTAGGAAACTATTTCCATGTTTCACAAGATCAAATTTAGGGAATCCGGTTTTTCAGATATTTTCCAGATAGAAAATAAGAAAACACAAGCATTTCATTCCTCCTTAAATTCGACTGAAATACATCTGATAGTTAGAGCCTTCAATGCTTTTGTATTCAATCAAAAAATCCTCCATTATAAAAATGGAGGATGATATTTATTGCGATCTATTTATTCTACGAAACCAATCCGTCAATAACTTTCAATTTTTCCTGAAGAAGTTTCAAACTTTGTTTTCCTTTTTCTATTTTCTCTTCAATTTCCTGAACTATGGAATCGGATGTTTTTGAAGCAGAAAAGAATCCAATGTTATTTTCCCACAAGCCTATATCAGTTTCCAACTGCTTAATTTTACCGACAATTTTATTTCTCTCGCCAATAATTTTGTCTTCGGAATGATTCATATTTAGGAAATTATCAATTTTCGATTGAAATTTCTGAACTTCCTTATCTCCTGTTTCCAGATCCAACTTGTCGTAAATAGCATTTAATGCTCTTCTAAAATCTTCCTGTATTTTATCTTTCTTCTTAAAAGGAACGTGACCTATTTGTGTCCATTCTTTCTGTAATTCGCGAAGTACAGTCAAATTCTCATCATCATCTTCGCTTAATTGGAAATTTCGAATCTTATCAATTACGGCTTCTTTAAGCTTCAAATTTTCAGCGTGATCAGTATCTACATGATCAAAATGTTTCGATTTATTGCTGAAAAACTTATCGCATGCGGCTCTGAACCGAACCCACAATTCCTCTGAAACCTTTCTGGGAACCGGCCCAATCTTTTTCCATTCTTTTTGAATAGCGATGAATTTGTCTGTTGTCTCCTTCCAATCTGTACTGTCTTGCAAACTCTCAGCAAGCTCACATAATTCTATTTTCTTCTCCAAATTATCACCAAGCTTATCTTTCAGCTTCAAATAAAACTTACGCTTTTTATCAAAGTACAGATCGCAAGCACTTCTAAATCGCTGATAGATTCTATTATTGTCTTTTTTAGGTGCAAAACCAATAGTTCGCCACTCTTTTTGCAGTTCCAAAATCTCCTTAGAGCTCGTGTTCCAATCCTTATGAGATTCAATATTAGAATTAGCTATTAATTCCACTTTATCACACAGAGCCTCTTTTTTCTCAAGATTCGTTTTTTGCTCCGACTTTAAGCCTTCGTAAAATTCTTGATGATTTCGGTTAATTATTGTTGTGGCCTCCTTAAATCGTTCCCAAATCTCTTCTTTTTGTTCCCGGGGAACCGGCCCAATCTCTCTCCACTGTTCGTGATATTTTTGCAATGTATTAAAAGCCTTCACTGCCGATGGATCTTCCAATAATTTTTCAGTCTCCTCACACAAACGAACCTTAGCCGCCAAATTCTTTTTTAAATCCAG is a genomic window containing:
- a CDS encoding DNA-processing protein DprA; the protein is MVYTENALNILAAKTFKGIGRAWIVKNLNDNKDEKAIISLLNNVAKEDYQVTLSDFEEKKTIIKNIIKKLDGFMDGVVAIGDANFPPHRGNVKNSEQPIFIFYRGNLSLLNVNNKNIAVIGLLNPDDNIEKIEKEVVEELVKNNVTIVSGLALGCDTIAHKQSLQSKGKTVAILPSPLNNIMPATNKDLAKEILEKDGLLLTEYLTDAKSKMELGSRYQERDRLQALFSDSIILSASYSKNNQGKDSGSRLAMGYAFNYSIQRAVIYNPEIDFNNPKYDLNRQCIKEEKDIIVINQSNLIDSVKKIVSKSAFTEKNQPIQQNLFD
- a CDS encoding HAD hydrolase-like protein, translating into MKTSQDIDCIIATDTVLFFDMDGTLVDTDFANFLSYKKAIDSVTMNGFELTYNPNKRFNRSILKNVIPNLSLIDYKRIIQEKEKFYTDFLNETKLKKEVLDILNKYSRTNKTVLVTNCRKDRVLLTLYHFKLTEKFSNIFYRQLSENNTRINKYQEAISSLNILPNSVIVFENEKSEISDAINAGISINNILII
- the yidC gene encoding membrane protein insertase YidC, encoding MDRNSIFGLLIIGAILIGYTYLTKPSEEEIKAINTRDSIARVDRLHNEQLEEARLESLKAQYAEVKQDSAAIQDAYGAFAGAVNQQEEFITLENKLVKLTLNTRGGRIQNVQLKEFQTHDSLPLLLWAEKNSKFGLTFYAENKPMNTQDLFFVEANGADAVDATTSEKGVSMRLMVGDDKYIEYKYTLAPDSYMLDFTVNLVGMQDVISRNSNFVTFNWQEDIPRQEKGRKFENQYTALYYKFFEDEVNSLSAAGEKEEDLATKVKWIGFKQQFFSSVLIADEAFKGVKLKSVDMDENSPILKNFSAEISLPYQGTQLETHPMKFYFGPNKFNTLRKYGKDIDMHKLIDLGWAIFGWVNRYFVIPIFNFLEGFIGNYGIIILILTIIIKLLLAPLTYKSYMSTAKMKVLKPQIDAINEKIPKDKAMERQQATMALYKKAGVNPMGGCLPMLVQFPFLIALFRFFPASFELRQKSFLWATDLSSYDSIMTLPWNIPWYGDHVSLFCLLMAGTNLVYTRMNSQMTQSSNQMPGMQTMMYLMPVMFLVWFNNYASGLSYYYFIATLFTIIQTVAIRKFMVDDDKVLAMLEANKKKPVKKSKFQQRLEEAAKQRSKK
- a CDS encoding CTP synthase, producing the protein MSTTKYIFVTGGVTSSLGKGIIASSLAKLLQARGYSVTNQKLDPYLNVDPGTLNPYEHGECFVTDDGAETDLDLGHYERFTNIPTSQANNVTTGRIYRNVINKERKGDFLGKTVQIIPHITDEIKRNIKMLGSKHKFDVVITEIGGTVGDIESLPYIESVRQLKWELGRDAIVIHLTLVPYLAASGELKTKPTQHSVKSLLETGVQPEVLVLRTEHELPNDVRRKVALFCNVEPNAVIQSIDVKTIYEVPLKMREEKLDVIVCEKLGLDLRKEPKLIEWTKFLNRLQNPKSEVKIGLVGKYVELHDAYKSIAESFLHAGSVNECKVNIQWIHSEKLTDKNYQEELKGLKGILVAPGFGHRGIEGKILAVKYARENNVPFLGICLGMQVSVIEFARNVLKLEDADSLEMNPKSPYPVIDLMEEQKNVTEKGGTMRLGAYDCVLKDGSKALKAYGQKEISERHRHRYEFNNEYLEQYEAAGMKATGMNPDTGLVEVVELEGHKWFVGVQFHPEYKSTVIKPHPLFVEFVKVAMEEK
- a CDS encoding DUF349 domain-containing protein; translation: MKAKDLSNLSHENEANENLETPEVNSDSHEDESVEEKTADDQPVMKEAPEDKKESSGIINEEMKTEGVLPEMEVEENEDVSVTEVTEETPVDISEDQKEAVEVQAEPDYTIMEKSELVDRLTLLLEHKPAKGLKGKLDAIKHNFYKKHNEELAAAKKKFLEEGGKEEEFDFGKDELELKMKELLHDYRGSRIVQTRNLEEEKETNLRIKYQIIEDIKDLVNRKEAFDKTFQEFRDLQKKWHDTGMVPQAALKDLWDNYHHHVENFYDYIKINKELRDLDLKKNLAAKVRLCEETEKLLEDPSAVKAFNTLQKYHEQWREIGPVPREQKEEIWERFKEATTIINRNHQEFYEGLKSEQKTNLEKKEALCDKVELIANSNIESHKDWNTSSKEILELQKEWRTIGFAPKKDNNRIYQRFRSACDLYFDKKRKFYLKLKDKLGDNLEKKIELCELAESLQDSTDWKETTDKFIAIQKEWKKIGPVPRKVSEELWVRFRAACDKFFSNKSKHFDHVDTDHAENLKLKEAVIDKIRNFQLSEDDDENLTVLRELQKEWTQIGHVPFKKKDKIQEDFRRALNAIYDKLDLETGDKEVQKFQSKIDNFLNMNHSEDKIIGERNKIVGKIKQLETDIGLWENNIGFFSASKTSDSIVQEIEEKIEKGKQSLKLLQEKLKVIDGLVS